The following proteins are co-located in the candidate division WOR-3 bacterium genome:
- the rpsA gene encoding 30S ribosomal protein S1, with product MSEDNESTVSPGMGTGSVYDISFPSFEEGEIVTGTIVKRLSNAVLVDIGLKAEGILPIEEFRNPDEAVEGAKVKVCVEALEDKDGFPVISKRKADFQLAWETIKEKSESSLPVRVKVLRRVKGGLAVDILGLDAFLPGSQVDLRPIPNLDEMVGKELEVKILSVNWHKRNIVVSRRALLEERQEALRREILSRLQVGDVIEGTVKTITEFGAFIDIGGIDALLHISDLAWIKVVHPSEIVQPGEKLKVKVLSLDPNTGRITVGLKQLTPHPWEKVEEKYPIGSRVKGRVTTLAEYGAFVELEKGIEGLIHISEMSWTKSIHHPAQILAVDQEVEAVVLNIDKENRRISLGLKQTMPDPWSLIEERYQVGQRVTGRIKSLKEFGAFVELEEGIEGLIHNADISWTKRVKHPRDELKKGQVVETIILEIDKENRRISLGLKQTQEDPFYKLSQELKPGDVIRARIIDIPKPGLVVALNYGIEGFVPASQLVKGGKRLRENYQIGEELELKVLKVDIENRRVTLSERAAQGEVQKEREEELPEERPADKFTLEDHLRDFKDI from the coding sequence ATGAGTGAAGATAATGAAAGCACAGTCTCACCCGGTATGGGGACTGGTTCAGTATATGACATCTCCTTTCCAAGTTTTGAGGAAGGAGAGATTGTCACGGGGACGATTGTTAAGAGGTTGAGTAATGCGGTGTTGGTTGACATTGGGTTGAAGGCTGAGGGGATTCTGCCTATTGAGGAGTTCCGCAATCCAGATGAGGCGGTTGAGGGCGCAAAGGTGAAGGTATGTGTTGAGGCGCTGGAGGATAAGGACGGTTTTCCAGTTATTTCCAAGAGAAAGGCTGATTTTCAACTTGCCTGGGAGACGATTAAGGAGAAGTCGGAGAGTTCGCTACCGGTGAGGGTAAAGGTGCTAAGAAGGGTTAAGGGTGGTCTGGCGGTTGATATTTTAGGGTTGGATGCGTTTCTACCAGGTTCCCAGGTGGATTTAAGACCGATTCCCAACCTTGATGAGATGGTAGGTAAGGAGTTGGAGGTGAAGATTCTTTCGGTCAACTGGCATAAGAGGAATATTGTGGTTTCACGGCGGGCGCTACTTGAGGAGCGTCAGGAGGCTTTACGCCGAGAGATATTGAGCCGGCTCCAGGTGGGTGATGTGATTGAAGGGACGGTAAAGACGATAACCGAGTTCGGGGCTTTTATCGACATCGGCGGGATTGACGCCCTTTTACACATTTCTGACTTGGCATGGATAAAGGTGGTTCATCCGAGTGAAATTGTGCAACCCGGTGAGAAACTGAAAGTGAAGGTGCTTTCTCTTGACCCGAATACCGGCAGGATTACCGTGGGGCTCAAACAATTGACGCCGCACCCCTGGGAAAAGGTGGAGGAGAAGTATCCCATTGGCTCGCGGGTGAAGGGAAGGGTGACGACGCTCGCAGAGTATGGTGCATTTGTGGAACTGGAAAAAGGGATTGAGGGTCTGATTCATATTTCCGAGATGTCTTGGACCAAATCGATTCATCACCCGGCGCAGATTCTCGCTGTTGACCAGGAGGTTGAGGCGGTGGTCTTAAACATTGACAAGGAGAACCGGCGCATTTCGTTAGGACTCAAACAGACAATGCCCGACCCCTGGTCCCTGATTGAAGAGCGCTACCAGGTGGGGCAGCGGGTCACGGGCAGAATAAAGTCATTAAAGGAGTTCGGTGCATTTGTGGAACTGGAGGAAGGGATTGAAGGTCTTATCCACAACGCCGACATCTCCTGGACAAAAAGGGTAAAGCATCCGCGGGATGAATTGAAAAAGGGACAGGTTGTTGAAACGATTATCTTAGAAATTGACAAGGAGAACCGGCGCATTTCGTTAGGGCTCAAACAGACCCAGGAGGACCCATTCTACAAATTGAGCCAGGAGCTGAAGCCGGGTGATGTTATCCGGGCGCGGATTATTGACATTCCCAAACCCGGTCTGGTGGTGGCACTTAACTACGGAATCGAGGGGTTTGTGCCTGCAAGTCAGCTGGTGAAGGGTGGCAAGAGGCTTAGGGAAAACTACCAGATTGGCGAGGAGCTGGAACTCAAGGTGCTTAAGGTTGACATCGAGAACCGGCGAGTCACTCTGAGTGAGCGGGCGGCGCAGGGGGAGGTACAAAAGGAGCGAGAGGAGGAGCTACCTGAAGAGCGCCCTGCTGATAAATTCACCCTTGAAGACCATCTCCGAGACTTCAAAGACATCTGA